One genomic segment of Streptomyces niveus includes these proteins:
- a CDS encoding ATP-binding cassette domain-containing protein — protein MIDIAGLSKSFGTRVLWQDLTFTIEAGRMLALTGPSGSGKSTLLNCLGLLDTPTTGTMSHNDRDLTRLGARQIRIYRRDTLGYLFQNYALIDNATIADNLGIAIRPARNRDSTRPATSPAEALEQVGLAGREKDIVHRLSGGEQQRVALARLIVKQPALVLADEPTGALDIGNTHMVINTLRALADSGCAVVIATHDPLVRDLCDSVLEVGTSTTPTPVKELSAP, from the coding sequence GTGATCGACATCGCCGGGCTGTCCAAGTCCTTCGGCACCCGAGTGCTCTGGCAGGACCTGACCTTCACCATCGAAGCCGGGCGGATGCTCGCGCTGACCGGCCCCAGCGGATCCGGCAAATCCACACTCCTCAACTGCCTCGGGCTCCTCGACACCCCCACCACAGGCACCATGAGCCACAACGACCGGGATCTCACCAGGCTCGGCGCCCGCCAGATCCGTATCTACCGCCGCGACACCCTCGGTTACCTCTTTCAGAACTACGCCTTGATCGACAACGCCACCATCGCCGACAACCTCGGAATCGCCATCAGACCCGCCCGCAACCGGGACAGCACCCGGCCCGCGACTTCCCCCGCCGAGGCCCTGGAACAGGTCGGCCTCGCCGGGCGCGAAAAGGACATCGTCCACCGCCTCTCGGGCGGCGAACAGCAGCGCGTGGCCCTCGCGCGCCTTATCGTCAAACAGCCTGCCCTCGTCCTGGCAGACGAGCCCACCGGCGCGCTCGACATCGGCAACACCCACATGGTCATCAACACCCTGCGCGCCCTGGCCGACAGCGGCTGCGCCGTGGTGATCGCCACCCACGACCCCCTCGTCAGGGACCTTTGCGACAGCGTCCTTGAGGTGGGAACATCAACCACCCCCACGCCTGTCAAGGAGCTCAGCGCACCATGA
- a CDS encoding lactococcin 972 family bacteriocin, producing the protein MSTALVVAGATPALATVINIGGGTWDYGAGTAVVWSDYYHGSKCHGSTSVGAYIDSDEEAAGGWSITQAEVAASGNESYYRTSC; encoded by the coding sequence GTGTCGACGGCGTTGGTGGTAGCCGGTGCCACTCCTGCGCTGGCGACCGTGATCAACATCGGGGGCGGTACCTGGGACTACGGAGCGGGCACCGCGGTCGTCTGGTCGGACTACTACCACGGTTCCAAGTGTCACGGCTCGACCTCGGTCGGTGCGTACATCGACAGCGATGAGGAAGCCGCCGGAGGCTGGTCCATCACACAGGCTGAGGTCGCGGCGTCGGGGAACGAGAGCTACTACAGAACCAGCTGCTGA
- a CDS encoding phosphotransferase enzyme family protein, whose product MPSGAERSAGEGFTSAVATRVAAEACRQAGLDGDGARLIRLGENALFRLEAHPVVVRIARSTEYLESARGEVAVSRWLAREGFPATRVLDDLEQPVIIDGHPVTFWHLIEESDRKPTYGELGAILRDLHSLSLPASLSLPPYPVLDRTDRRIKAATGIPEDDRAFLRKRARELRGRVGELRFESRKGPVHGDAHVQNLMVDRTDRVILIDLERFSYDHPEWDLMVTATEHHSLGWQTPQEYGAFVGAYGRDLRSWAGFSTLRSLQEFNMTTWLMQNVSESADTAAEYTRRIASLRDEDAPRDWNPG is encoded by the coding sequence ATGCCGTCTGGTGCTGAGCGGAGCGCGGGAGAAGGCTTCACCTCGGCCGTCGCTACGCGGGTGGCGGCTGAGGCATGCCGACAAGCGGGGCTCGATGGTGATGGGGCCCGACTGATCCGCCTCGGTGAGAACGCTCTGTTCCGCCTGGAGGCGCACCCGGTGGTGGTCCGGATCGCTCGGTCGACCGAGTATCTGGAATCCGCGCGGGGTGAGGTCGCTGTGTCCCGGTGGCTGGCCCGTGAGGGCTTCCCGGCGACGCGGGTTCTGGATGATCTGGAGCAACCCGTGATCATCGATGGTCACCCGGTGACTTTCTGGCACCTGATCGAGGAGAGCGACCGTAAGCCGACGTACGGCGAGCTGGGGGCGATCCTCCGCGATCTCCACTCGCTCAGCCTGCCCGCGTCTCTGAGTCTGCCTCCGTACCCGGTGCTGGACCGGACGGACCGACGCATCAAAGCGGCGACCGGGATACCGGAGGACGACCGTGCGTTCCTGCGTAAGCGCGCGCGTGAACTCCGCGGTCGGGTTGGGGAGTTGCGCTTCGAGTCGCGGAAGGGGCCCGTGCACGGGGACGCTCACGTACAGAACCTCATGGTGGACCGTACTGATCGGGTGATCCTGATCGACCTGGAGAGGTTCAGTTACGACCACCCTGAGTGGGACTTGATGGTCACGGCCACGGAGCACCACAGCTTGGGTTGGCAGACGCCGCAGGAGTACGGCGCGTTTGTCGGTGCGTACGGTCGGGATCTCCGCTCGTGGGCGGGGTTCTCCACCCTGCGGTCGTTGCAGGAGTTCAACATGACGACGTGGCTGATGCAGAACGTCTCGGAGAGCGCAGACACAGCAGCGGAGTACACCCGTCGTATCGCCTCGCTCCGCGACGAGGACGCGCCGCGCGACTGGAACCCGGGCTGA
- a CDS encoding sporulation protein, whose translation MSKDPNHQLAAVMAEAGSSNKGLAKRVREVAQRHGDRLGTTHVAVQRWLDGGGIQRQTAGYVAEALSDKLRRKITPKDLGFPGTVPAREPMGATRYAGSLAETLSTLETLTHQRPEDGWRPGDEPPLPDSDVHSAALSWLVSRPDGLPTDKPATRRVGMRDVAAIRTAAGFFMQLDFQFGGGHAHKAFRHYFREDVLPLLSASYSAKVGQALFQAASEMSQLLAWSAYDSGNHALSDRYMMSTLRLTQIIGDRVMGARILTNMSHQANYLGQVPRAVMLARASVEGGRATATPRAMALFFAHEARALATAGDHRGAERAMTEAEQFFEHADSAEDPEWLAYMDEAELIGEFCHCFRDLGQGPDAVRFAERAVELTDPKYARTLGFCRMVLAQSQLLNGDLEAAVTTAGHAVEAGDALQSARFQRYVSDFQRDVSVHAQHPVVQQFNGDLQAAMQRLDDE comes from the coding sequence AAAGACCCGAATCATCAGTTGGCCGCTGTCATGGCCGAGGCCGGATCCTCAAACAAAGGGCTGGCGAAGCGAGTTCGCGAAGTCGCTCAGCGGCACGGCGACCGCCTGGGTACCACGCACGTCGCTGTTCAGCGGTGGTTGGACGGTGGCGGTATTCAGCGGCAGACGGCCGGGTACGTGGCCGAAGCCCTGAGCGACAAGCTCCGACGGAAGATCACACCGAAGGATCTGGGCTTCCCCGGCACAGTGCCGGCGCGGGAGCCCATGGGCGCCACCCGTTACGCCGGTTCCCTGGCCGAGACGCTCAGCACCTTGGAAACCCTCACGCATCAGCGCCCGGAGGACGGGTGGCGGCCGGGTGACGAACCCCCGTTGCCCGACAGTGATGTGCACTCGGCCGCTCTGTCGTGGCTCGTCTCGCGCCCGGACGGCTTGCCCACGGATAAGCCCGCCACGCGCCGAGTCGGTATGCGCGATGTCGCCGCGATCCGCACCGCCGCCGGATTCTTCATGCAGCTTGATTTCCAGTTCGGCGGTGGCCATGCGCACAAGGCGTTCCGCCATTACTTCCGCGAAGACGTACTGCCCTTGCTCAGTGCCAGCTACAGCGCCAAGGTCGGGCAAGCTCTCTTCCAGGCCGCATCGGAGATGTCCCAGCTCCTCGCGTGGAGCGCGTACGACAGCGGCAATCACGCCTTGTCCGACCGCTACATGATGTCGACGCTCCGTCTGACGCAGATCATCGGTGACCGTGTGATGGGCGCCCGCATCCTGACCAACATGAGCCACCAGGCCAATTACCTTGGCCAGGTCCCACGTGCCGTCATGCTCGCCCGCGCCTCAGTGGAAGGCGGACGAGCCACCGCAACACCGCGCGCCATGGCGTTGTTCTTCGCACATGAGGCTCGCGCGCTCGCCACCGCAGGAGATCACAGGGGCGCCGAGCGTGCGATGACCGAGGCCGAGCAGTTCTTCGAGCACGCCGACAGCGCCGAAGACCCCGAGTGGCTGGCCTACATGGACGAGGCCGAGCTGATCGGCGAGTTCTGCCACTGCTTCCGGGACCTCGGCCAGGGGCCCGATGCCGTCCGATTCGCGGAACGAGCCGTCGAGCTGACCGATCCCAAGTACGCCCGGACACTTGGCTTCTGCCGCATGGTCCTCGCTCAGAGCCAGCTGCTCAACGGCGACCTGGAGGCCGCCGTGACGACCGCCGGCCATGCCGTCGAAGCAGGCGACGCCCTCCAATCAGCTCGCTTTCAGCGCTACGTGAGTGACTTCCAGCGTGATGTGTCTGTCCACGCGCAGCACCCGGTCGTCCAGCAGTTCAACGGCGACTTGCAAGCGGCGATGCAGCGCCTGGACGACGAGTAA
- a CDS encoding ankyrin repeat domain-containing protein — translation MNNRRRKKLSRRLVWAARLGGAGEVGALLRAGAPAQTWDAEGSTPLYAASVQGDADAVRLLLEAGALPDTESGDRTEGTPLCGAACWGHADAVRELLAYGADPRLREDGGSGHSPLEWARKGPYPETVRLLEEAGA, via the coding sequence ATGAACAACAGACGGCGCAAGAAGCTGTCGCGGCGTCTCGTGTGGGCCGCGAGGCTCGGCGGGGCCGGGGAGGTGGGCGCGTTGCTGCGGGCAGGGGCGCCGGCGCAGACGTGGGATGCCGAGGGGTCGACTCCCCTGTACGCCGCGTCCGTGCAGGGCGACGCCGACGCCGTACGTCTCCTGCTGGAGGCGGGCGCGCTGCCCGATACCGAGAGCGGGGACCGCACGGAGGGCACGCCGCTGTGTGGGGCGGCGTGCTGGGGGCATGCCGACGCCGTACGCGAACTGCTCGCGTACGGCGCCGATCCGCGGCTGCGCGAGGACGGCGGCAGCGGGCACTCACCGCTCGAATGGGCGCGGAAAGGGCCGTATCCGGAGACCGTGCGGCTGCTGGAGGAGGCGGGGGCCTGA